CGCCCTCTACAACATCGTGCTGGGGGGCCAGAAGCTCGTGATCGTCGCCGACAAGGGCCGCGACTGGCCCGGCTATCCGCTGAACGCCATCGTCGTCCAGAAGGAGCTGTACGACGGCGGGCTCAGGACGATCGAGGGGCTCAAGGGCCGGCGCATCGGGGTGACCCAGCTCGGCTCGACGTTCCACTATCAGATCGGCAACATCCTCGAAAAGCACGGGCTCGCGCTGGCCGACGTCAAGATCGTGCCGCTGCAGGCCATGGCCGCCGCGCTGGAAGCCCTCAAGGGCCGGCAGGTCGACGCCATCGTGCTGCCCCAGCCGTTTCCGGGCCGCGCCGAGGACGGCGGGTTCGGCAAGATCATCGCCTGGGCCGGCGACCTCTTCCCCTGGCAGATCGCGACGATCTTCTACTCGCCCCGGCTCGCCGCCGATCGGGCGCGGGCCGTGAGCTTCATGAAGGGCTACGTGAAGGCCTCGCGCTACTA
The DNA window shown above is from Candidatus Methylomirabilota bacterium and carries:
- a CDS encoding ABC transporter substrate-binding protein, encoding MSGIVVLLSVAMLLLARPAPAAEPLKVGVLKLTSSAPIFVGVEKGFFREHGVEPELVFFQAAAPIATALAAGQIDVGATGLTAALYNIVLGGQKLVIVADKGRDWPGYPLNAIVVQKELYDGGLRTIEGLKGRRIGVTQLGSTFHYQIGNILEKHGLALADVKIVPLQAMAAALEALKGRQVDAIVLPQPFPGRAEDGGFGKIIAWAGDLFPWQIATIFYSPRLAADRARAVSFMKGYVKASRY